GGTGCTCGTGTCAAACTCTACCTAACCCAACCCACCCAAATAGCTTACCAATGGCACTGACACGGGGCATACGACCTGACCTGATCCAGCCTAATCACAAATGCATTCGCATGATGCATGTATATTTGTATACATTTACCAATTGGCCAGGGCTGGGAGTGCCTTTCAACCCCTCATTTGTCAATATTAAAGTTGAATCGGGTCATGCAAGGTCTAAGCTTGGTTTGAATTAGTTGATCATGTTGAGCACACAGGGTAACGAGTCGTGGATAGGGTTTGGGTCAGAATTCTTGGCTTGTTTAGTAGATGGGTTGGCCTTGGGGGTCGGTCAACCAAATCCGTACATTGCCAACTGATATGGCAGTGTATCACCCATCCGCACGGTAGATCACCTGATATCTCGATTTGCTTCTGCTTTCTTGATTTAGTTGATAAGTGGCCATAGGGTTGGCTGATGTGGTAGTGTATCATTAGCCTTTGATTTAGTTGAAAATGGCCATAGAGAACTCAGCAGTGGACAACAGCAGGTCTTCTCACATGCAGCGTTTGAAGTATTGGTACCACTACAAGTTCACTGAACAGGGTATATGGAATCAATATTGATATTGCcaataatatcactgataacGGAGAGGGGAAACGTTGGAGAAACAtggtgaaaatgatggaatttttcaatgaaacttcaagagatgcaacAATACACATATTTAAGAagaggaatgctcacttgcgTACCTTCTTACATGCTTAcccatgcacacctttgcacgtcatgggcacataatctgaatggtccacgtgatgtggcaccccttgaaacgcTATGGCCCAAGTTTCAGCCCGATATGTTCAGGttatgtgcccatgacatgtgtgcaaaggtgcgcaggtgagcattcctctattTAAGAATACAGAAATTCAAAAAAGAATGATTAcatgataagtttccatttaacagGGGGCTTAAATGCATGTGCTTTGGTAAAAAACTAGCCCaactatcccatccatccaaccttccatcgaTATTTCATAATATCGACAACACTATTTCACAAAGAAATCGTTAAAACAAAACTATGATCTCGATATCGCCCATATTGTAATAACGATAATATCgcgatatgattgatattatcgttgacaatttgaacactgcatacaaccattggcccataaaaaaaaatttgaaatgaaatttttttaacaaacaaatgtttggcgatatcgatacataggtgatattatcgaaataccaCAGATACACTAGTactacaagcgacacctagaatttacatagttggtAATATTAACAATATCAATATATACATTGGCGATACCTGGCAATACGTCaccaatacttggaatttctaacactaccagtgttatcagcaTCGCTGACCTGGAGATACAGATGATATCGGGTATACTCCAAACAATGCTCACATGATGAGGATATATTACAAGCTCTCTCGCCTCTTTAAATAAATAGGAGTAGAGATGCATCCTGTAGGTGTTTATTGATACAACCTGATAGCTTACAGAGGGAAAGGATCCAAATGCTAAACACTACTATATTAGCTACTTATCAACCACTCAAATTTCTGTCCGCACAGGCAAGATCAAGACAGTTCGACTGTTGGTACCTACCTTGGATGAGCCATTACCATAAATTACACCAGTCAGATGACCATGGAGTATTTCTGCTCATTGAATGCGTTGGCTGGACTTTTCTTCAAATGGCATCCAGTCAGTGGGTATGATCACCTGGCTAATTGAGGGCTCAAGAAATGAAAGTCTGGATCTTGTACATGCTTGACATACATACAGAGATTGAGTGCTTCTTAACTTAGGCGGTAGTACTCACCACCAGATAATTTCTTTTTAAAACATCACAATAGATAATTAGGATACTCAGGGATAATAAATCTCAGAGAGAGAGGCTGGGTAGCAAGGCTAGGAGCAGCAACAGACAATTACACCGTGATGAGGTTTATCCCCTCTTGAGGAACTTGTCAAACCAGTCACTTGCTTCTTTCACCATCGATGGCATCATTTGATGCCCAATACCAGGTTCTGCTATCAACTGGGAGAAAGGTAAGGCAAATCAACATTTTAATAAACTGAGTGACAGGAATCCAAGAAAAAGGACTCCGGCAATTGATCATTCCTAATAAAGCTTGACAGGCAAAACAGTCCAGCCTTAGTGGTATGGACTGTATGGTCTGATTAACAGCAATGCACAGTAACTCGGCCTGATCTTATTTAAGTGAAGTTGACTTGGGTAAGTTCAGCTTCTTGATGTTGAGTGCAGTTAGGTTTGTTTGGTTGGGTATTCTATAGCCGCAATAACCTTCCCCAGCTAAGGTTGGTGTGTTCCAGTTCTTCTAGAATCCAGGCCTGCCTGCCTTTGTAAAAGAAAGATGTTTGTATATGAGAAGTCTTCACAACTTTGTGCATTAGATAGTAATAAATAGTCCATACCTTGAAATTTTCAGGACAGTTGGCCTCTTTATAAGCCTCCATTGCTCTCGATACCGCCAGTCTTAAACCAGCTTGAGGGCAACGAGGATCTTCAGCTCCTGCATGTTTGAAGGCAATGCCCGACagtgaaagagagaagaaaagaaaaaaaatccagatTTAGAAAACCTATGGAAAACTATCCACCCATGAAAGAAAGATGTTGAATTCGGGGGCCTGCTTGTTTTGGTCGAAAATACTTTCCAAGAAAACAACATTTTCTACCgattggagttcacttttttttttttttggaaaaacaatTTCTGAGCCCCCTATTCTTTTGTTTTCTACACAAATGCTTTCTTGGAAAATAACTTTGAAAGAAAATGTCACTTCTCTACTTTTATTTTCCAAGCTCTCAAACAGGCACTAAAGAGACATggtcaaaagtttaaaaaaagacaaaaacgagaaaaaaaagaagacaacatggaaaattttgataattaggtgtttttacttattttatgattaaaaaaaactAATTCCCAAAATATAGCTTTTAGTGACTGAAGTATTGAAACACTGTCGTCGAATCGCATGTgcgatcacacacacacacacatataaagaaATTAAGGGAAACTTTcttaagttaatagataactaattctacatatttaaaatatatttgagagaaataaaatcaattaaacatagagagagagagagagagagagagagagagagagagcacttggaattaagaaatgtaacagaagaagagagtaagagagttttggagtgacaATATTGCAAATGGGGgaggtttggaagccttttttTTAGGCAAaaagttgttttcttttttaatatatacaaaaaatacaataATGTGCCAATTGTTGGCCtacatgcaatcgcatatgctgtatgcgatcacatacattgcatatgcaatcgcacatgaTGACAATGTACTGGAAGCAAACATACCATTTACAATGAGCAGAGGCCGTGGGGCAATGATGGGAATGGTGCAAGGTGAATCGAACTGGGAGGCTAGCCCAGGAGCAATCCTATCCCAGACCTGTTTGGACAAGAAATAGCATAAAATGGTAAGCCAGCTCATTAGATTTTCTGCAGAAATAAGCAATAGGCAGAAGAGGTCAGTGGCATAGAGATTAGTAGAATGCCAGTCAGCAGCGGATCCAGAATATCTGTGGAATAAAATAAAACAGAACTGATGCGTTTGGATCCACTATCGGATTGGGCTGCAGCAACTAGTCTAATAATGGGGATAACCAGATTGTTACGTCCTCCTTTAGACTCCATGTCGTGGGCCTGCATTACTTACAAGTTGGACCTGAACACATGGTTTGCAAATTGGTTTTACGTATAGAACCTTTCGCAACCAATACGGGGTTTTATTGCCATGTACTGGGAGTTATCGGGCTGACACAAGCTGATACAGCTGTATCATTCATGGACGATACCTATACGCATCAGGCAATACATACTGGTATCAGATGATGTGTCAAATATTGCTTGACCATAATCTAAATGCGGCATTcccttgtgcatccaaacatggcctcATGAAACTACTTAAGACTTCCCTTGCAAGATATAGGCTCATCTAATAACAGATACTAGAGCAATGGTACTGACCTTTTCCACTACTTCTCTATCAATTGTGCTCTTGCCCAAGTCAATCCGTGCTTCTGCAACCAAAAGAAATACCTATTTATATTTAAAATGAAGCAGGTGAGTCCATATGTATTTATTAATTAATGCACACAGATGCATCAGCATGCTAGGTTTGTCGGCGTTATCAGGACACCAAGTGCACATCCTGAATTCCTGACAATGGCATGGCCAAGTCAGGTTACTTGCTACAAATGCAGCATATCAAATAGGAAGCCTTTTTAAGAGCATGAGAGAGTTTGGTGCAGCCATACACAAGGTTGTGCCAGATAGTTGTGCAGGTAGGATTAGTAAAAAGGAATGACATCTGTAATCTCACCTTCAAACACGGGTTTTATACTGTCAACCCTAGCTTGCCATTTATCATTATCTAAGGCCCATCTAAATCCCTGCAAACAATATAGATGCAACTTTTCCAATTCATGTGTTCGGTACATCCCGAGAAATCACAAGAAATCATTTATCTTGCCCACCTGAATGCCAATTATGGGGACAACCACCGCATAACGGGTATCGATAGCAGCagcaaaccatgcatgcatgcctGCATGAAGGAAATTGTAAATGAGATCCATATCTTTCAAGTTTCAATTGTAATTTGTAAGTGTTACAAATTCAAGTTGCCCTCAATATAACTTAAATGAATATTTATCTAACCTCCAAGAGATTCACCAGTAATCCCTATTCTAGAAGAATCAATGTCCTCCCTCTGTGTAAGATAGTCTGCCAATTTTATCAGGTCCCATACCTGTCACAGTGATTTTATAATCCTACTCATTTAAAATCCCGTGGAAGAATTGTTCATGGCTAAAACTGAATGtaacttgattaaaaaaaaaaaaagaaaaaacaaaaaaagaagaagaagcacataTGATCCGCTAGAAAACAAAAGGTCATTGTATTACTGTATCAAATATGAAAGGCATTGTATCGCCATTCTTCCATGAAGATACAAGAGCCTGCAGTAAAATTCCGGAAACCAATCAGCAACTGAAGCTGACTATTTTATTAAGACATGATACTTACTAAATAACTGTTTATTCAAATTTCCAACTGCCTTGAATGGAAGCACGAAAGAAATTAACACCACATAGTActgattattcatttattttataagaTTGTGACGGCATGAAAAAAATCTCCTTATTCAACTAACACAAAATAGCTGCAGATGGTTACATACATCTCTGTATGTGGTTGTATTTCTGGCCCGTTCACCATGGTAGCGGGAATCAATGGCAACAGCTATATATCCTCGTGAAGCATACGCCTGAGGAAATGAAATTAGGCAGTTGAGAAGCCATGCTGTTGTGAATTCTGTATAATGACAAAGGGATGAGAAAATCTACTTTTACCTCGAGTAATGGCCGCAACCATTCCTTGGTTTTGTAAGAGCTATGCAGAAATACAATAGCCGGCCTGTTTTTCTGTTTGGTTTCCTTCATGCTCAAGATCAGCACAGGCAGGCGTCCTTGCTCAGTGGCCTACAAATGGCAATAAACAAACAAATAGCTGATGAAAGGGGAAAAAAGGATATGGGCGTGACagaattcagaaaaaaaaatccaGTTAAATGATACTGAAAGCTACTATAATGACGAGAAAATCACTATGTTGGACAAATTATGTGAATTTAAGATATTTGATCAAATCCAGGGATTCACTTCTTGTCGTCTACCACACTTATGGAAGTAAAAGCATTAGTTTTATAAACCCCTCGGGAAGTATCCAAATTTCAATTCTCATGAGCAGAAAACATTAGGTCTAGCCATTCAAAAAATAGACAAGTAAATTAAGTCTAATTTCCATTCCATGATAAAGAGCTGACCTAAAGTTTCATCATTCGCTCATACCTCCATTTGAGTGCGAGCTGTTGCTCATTTTTTCAGGGTCCTTTTTAACCTACTATTTGCAAACTGATGCATATATGTGACACTTATTTTGATGTATGCGGTATAAGCTAGTTCGACACTATGATAGTCATATTGGTCCGTTAACATAATGGTCCACTAAACAATACAATCATGAATCACTGcacacatatgccacatgttcagTGCAGATGTTTTGGGCAGCAAGTCATGGAACTCCCAAAGGAAAAAATCAATAACAGTATTCAAATATCACTACAGAAAAACCAAATCAGCAACTTACCTCAGTAATCAAGTAAAGGTTTTCTTCTTGCaacacatcctcaaaatttgtaacaTTCTCCTTAAGGCAAGACTCCATCGCctgcaaaacaaaaaagaagatgaGCACACACACAAATACACAGGTGTGCATGCGGAAAAAAAATCAATGATGAGATGCAGGATGGACAAAACTCTACAAAGATTTCAAAGTAAATCCTGACCTCACGTGAACGTGGACCTCCCTGATACAAGGGATCTGTAACAGGACTTGCAAGCTCCACAGATAGAGGAACTGTGAAAGAAAAAGTGGATGAAtcaaacctataacataaccaaACTCCATTTTCAGATAAGAGTTAGGGAAGAGATAGGGAAATATTCCTAGGCTATTTATCAAACTCAAATAAAAGTATCCTATAGTTTCAGATCGGGCTAGTGTGCGGTGCGTTTGCTACACCATAAGGATGTCCTGGCAATGTATCACTGTATATGCAGCATCATGTATACAATCCAGACAGTAAAAAATTGTGGACCATACAATGTATGTAGGAGGCCCAACATTACGctaatcaaacaatcctaaccatccagttgTCGGCCATCAAACAGATAGTTATGAGGGAAACAGTCAACAGTTGCAAATTCAACACTCGTCCAATCTGTGTGAATTTCAGGCGATGCTCCATCCATGACAaggcccacaaaatggacggtctatatAGGCATATGTATGCGCCCCATTTACTGCTTATACATTACTAATTCTCTGGTATGGTGTGGCATACCCACAACATGGTCCAGCCCTTCCATTTTAGAATTAGTAAAGGAGCTAAAGATCCTCAGCCCAGCAAATGCATAGATCGCCAAGACATAGCATTCAGCACAAGTGgggctgtggggcccatggttcggtgGCCACACCATTGATCTTAGATCTGGATGAGCCACCGAAAACTCCCTTAGTGGAAGAACGCTTAGATCGTTCACCTTTTCACGTCGAATGTCGACAGGtgctgcatcttttttttttcttaaccgtctatttgcaAGTCACTAATCGAAATGTTAGGATCATCGAATCATAATGATTTTGCAGACCTGGTCCATCCACAGCAGAGAGAATCagatcaacggtccggatcactgagCTACCGGCCTCACATGTACACATTCCAGTGTGTAATCAAACCGTGCATTTTCTGAGGTACGCCGTAATTCAACACTAGAAAGGAAGAGAAGGCAGAGATTTCTAGGGTTTTCGGAATCGATCTTTACCTTCTTCCGATCGCCGGCTGCGAAGAACTTGGATGAAATCCGAGCGGAGCTTCGATGCATCGACCGCATCTCCCATTTCAGCGTCCTGCAGATCGCTTCTGCTACTGCTGGTGTGtcggaaggggtatttataggcggGAATTTTCGGACGGCTTTGGCACGTGATAAGATGGTCGGGCGCACGTGAGCCGGACCAGCGAGAGCGGAACAGGGAGAATCATGTGATGGCGAGAATCGAGGTTTTAAACATCATCTGTTTGGTAGGTCGACTGGTTCGCGTGGCAGgtaacatgtgataatcattcaCTGCCGTGCACGTGGACGGTAATCTATCAacgtggaccgtccatcaagtggtaACCAGAACGGATTGCCTGAAACCATACCTGTTAGTGAATCCCAGTCGTCACTTTTCTTAACTTCAACATCGACTGTTTAAATTCTCTGCCGTCGTTTTAAAGTCCATTGATCAGTTGAACCGGATTCTCGAAGGGGGTGTTTGGaacatggtattgggaaggaatgggtgggatgagattcaaaaaatataattattacgtATGGCTGCCATGGTCTCTGTTAACAtgagataagcttaattccatactAGGTTTGtaatacccaccatcatttgaaactattgagaaaaactcatgtgttatattcaaaatgTTCACCTGCTTTAtaaccttattttatggcatgagcggaaaaatgagatagatccaaaacttacatggctccaaagaagttttcaacggtaggtattcaatcctcactgctttctatggtagggtccacttgagctttagatcaacttattttttagcccatactctaaaatgatctcgaaaaatgggtggacagtgtggatttagcctacacatcatagtgagacctacacaacttgctaacattgaatgGATTTGAAAAGGGAgatatgcaattccatctaatctaattccaagcctTTCCCATCTACCcaaaattggcacaggaccaaatgcaactccatcccacctaat
This region of Magnolia sinica isolate HGM2019 chromosome 1, MsV1, whole genome shotgun sequence genomic DNA includes:
- the LOC131257129 gene encoding uncharacterized protein LOC131257129; its protein translation is MGDAVDASKLRSDFIQVLRSRRSEEVPLSVELASPVTDPLYQGGPRSREAMESCLKENVTNFEDVLQEENLYLITEATEQGRLPVLILSMKETKQKNRPAIVFLHSSYKTKEWLRPLLEAYASRGYIAVAIDSRYHGERARNTTTYRDALVSSWKNGDTMPFIFDTVWDLIKLADYLTQREDIDSSRIGITGESLGGMHAWFAAAIDTRYAVVVPIIGIQGFRWALDNDKWQARVDSIKPVFEEARIDLGKSTIDREVVEKVWDRIAPGLASQFDSPCTIPIIAPRPLLIVNGAEDPRCPQAGLRLAVSRAMEAYKEANCPENFKLIAEPGIGHQMMPSMVKEASDWFDKFLKRG